One Brassica napus cultivar Da-Ae chromosome A1, Da-Ae, whole genome shotgun sequence genomic region harbors:
- the LOC106414455 gene encoding high-affinity nitrate transporter 3.1, whose translation MAIHKIILASFIVYLMIQFSHGATKERLFSDLEKDALDVTAKPSRQGVLDAGIDKLSITWKLSSTAKKQANFTTIKVKLCYAPVSQVDRPWRKTENELFKDKTCPHKIITRAYNKSSQSFKYTLDRDIPTGTYFVRTYAVDAKDHEVAFGQSTNEAKTTNLFSVQAISGRHKSLDIASVCFSVFSVLALLVFFVNEKRKAKLEQRK comes from the exons ATGGCTATCCACAAGATCATCTTAGCTTCGTTTATAGTCTACTTAATGATCCAGTTTAGTCATGGTGCTACCAAAGAAAGGCTCTTCTCTGACCTGGAGAAAGATGCACTTGACGTTACCGCTAAACCCAGCCGACAAGGCG ttttggatGCCGGAATTGACAAGTTGAGCATTACATGGAAGCTAAGCTCCACAGCTAAAAAGCAGGCTAATTTTACGACCATCAAAGTAAAGCTATGCTACGCTCCGGTCAGCCAAGTTGACAGACCATGGCGCAAGACCGAAAATGAACTTTTCAAAGACAAGACCTGCCCACACAAGATCATCACCAGGGCCTATAATAAATCATCTCAATCATTTAAATATACCCTCGACCGCGACATCCCCACCGGGACCTACTTCGTTCGTACCTACGCAGTTGATGCCAAAGACCATGAAGTTGCCTTTGGACAAAGCACGAACGAGGCCAAGACAACTAATCTGTTCAGCGTTCAGGCTATCAGTGGTCGCCACAAGTCCCTCGATATTGCCTCCGTCTGCTTCAGCGTCTTCTCCGTCCTAGCTCTGCTCGTCTTCTTCGTCAACGAGAAGAGGAAGGCCAAGTTAGAGCAAAGAAAATGA